From Desulfonatronum thioautotrophicum:
GGCGTGGGGCGCACCAATGTTCAACATGATCTTGGTCCGGGTCTCCGGAACATTGTCCAGGTCCATGGCCTCTTCCTCGTATTCGAGCTGGCCGGCATAGACATGGCCCTGATCCCCTTCGGCGCAGGATACCGTCACTTCTTGACCGTCCTTGAGCTTTTTCATGGCCTGTGGTGCGCCGACAATGGCCGGGATACCCAACTCGCGGCTGACAATGGCCGCGTGGGAAGTGCGCCCACCCTGTTCGGTCACGATGGCCGCGGCCCGTTTCATGATCGGTACCCAGTCCGGATCGGTCATGGTGGTCACCAGCACCGAACCATCCTTGAACTTCTCGATTTCCGAGGCGCTCTCAATGACGTTGACCTCACCCACGGCAATGGCCTGTCCGATGCTCAATCCGGTCACCAGCCGTTCACCGTCCTCCTGGAGGGTGTAGGTCTTCATGGTGGCCGCTGATTTTCGGGAATGCACGGTCTCGGGACGGGCCTGGACGATGAAGATCTCGTCCAATTCGCCGTCCTTGGCCCATTCGATGTCCATGGGCGTGCCGTAGTGTTTCTCGATGTCGACGCTCCAGCGGGCCAGGCGCAAAATCTCCTCGCTACTGAGAACGAATGCCTCGCGATCCTTTTTCGTGGTCTGAACGTTTTTAGTCGGCTCTTTCCCCCCTTTGGCGTAGACCATTTTCTTTTCCTTGGATCCCAGAGTCTTCTCGATGATCGAATCCAGATCCTCGTTATCCAGAAAGGGCTTGAACACGGTGTACTGATCCGGATTGACCGCGCCCTGGACCACATTTTCGCCAAGCCCCCAGGCCGCGTTAATCAGTACCACATCCGGAAACCCGGAATCCGTATCCAAGGTAAAAAGCACACCGGAGCCGGCCAGATCGGAACGGACCATTTTCTGGATGCCCACGGACAAGGCGACTTTCATGTGGTCGAATCCCTTCTCTTCCCGGTAGGCAATGGCCCGGTCCGTGAACAGGGAGGCGAAACATTGCTGGCAGACTTTCAGGACTTCGTCCTCACCGGTCACGTTCAGGTAGGACTCCTGCTGACCGGCAAAGCTGGCTTCGGGCATGTCTTCGGCCGTGGCGCTGGAACGGGCGGCCACGTCCACATCGGTCTTGTCGTAGCGGTTACAGAGTTCCTGGTAGGCTTCCCGAATGGCCTGGGCCACGGCCTGGGGCATTTGCGCATTGAGGAACAGCTTGCGGATGGCCTCCCCTGTCTTGCGCAGGGAGGTGTTTTCTTGCTGGTAGGTTTCAAGCAGATCTTCAATCTGCTCCGCAAGGTCGTTTTCCGTTAAAAATGACCAATAGGCATCAGTGGTCGTGGCAAACCCGTCCGGGACCTGGATATCTTTTTTTTTCAATTCCCGGATCATCTCGCCGAGGGAGGCATTCTTGCCTCCCACCTGATCGACGTCCTTTGAACTCAGGTCTTCAAACCAGCTGATGTATCGGGTGTTGTTTTGATTATCCTGCATGGCAACCTCCAATGTTTTACCTTCCCCCACTGCCGCCTTTAGCCGGGATTGTGACCGCAGGCCCTGGCGTCAAGACATTGCATTATGCGGGGAATTTATGGGTGGAAGATATAGGGGTAACCCTGTATTTCCATGAAGGAAATCGTGTAGAAAGGAGTGCAGCAGTTCAAAGTGCCGCACTGACTGGTGGAATGGCAAAAAAGTGGCTCCGCCACCCTAGACCGGACCCATGTGGACCGATTTAGGGTGGCGGTGTCACTCATGAGCTTTGTGGAAGGATTTCAACCTTGACCGCGCTGGGTCCCCTGGCCGTGCTTGTCGCATAGTAGGATACCCTGCTACCGAGCTCAAAATTATGTCCCGGACTACCTCCTTGTGGTAGAGTGGATCGAAAAGCATACAGAGCGGAAGACTGGAAGTTCTCCAAATGTAACAAATTGTTGCTTTTGCCCCCTTCGCGGCTTGCACCATACCGTTTGCCGTCATCCGACTCCAGGGAAACACGTCCTCAACCCTTTTCACAAAATCCAATGCCCCACCCGTGCCTTCGCCACCAGCAAATCCCTCCAGTTCTCAAACACCGTCTGTGCAGTCCGCCCCTTGACCAACTGCTCCTTGCCACGACCCTTGGAATTCTGGGCCGGTGAAGGTAGGAGATGAGCAGGTACGATCACTTTGCCTGGTGAGCCGCCCAGCCACCTCATATTGTGACCCAGGAGCAACCCCATGTGGACCCCACGAACATCCGAAGACCGCCTCCTGGCCTGCCGACATGGATCAGTTCCTCGGCAAAGTAGCTTGAATAACTGGTTGCGAATCTGGATTTTGAGTAGGTTTGATTTTTTGAAAAAGAAAAAAGGGCTTACGATTTTACCCGTAAACCCTTGATTTCATTTGGCGCGCCAGGGAGGGATCGAACCCCCGACCCACGGCTTAGAAGGCCGTTGCTCTATCCAACTGAGCTACTGGCGCAATCTTCAATATTTAGCGTAATCATCTCATAGGGGTCAAGGCAAAGATCGTGTTCAATGTCAGTCAGCGACAACATCTACCCATGGTTCATTTGTTTTCGTGTCGGCACCGAAACGGCTCATGGAACAAAACAGACTCAATGATATGAGCAAAACCAGGCGCCACCATACACATTGCTCACAGCATAAAACAAAAAAGGCTACAGCTATCAATTTTGATTGCGACATGACCGTGGTGATGTGTTGCGGCCTGAAGAACATAGGCGTATCCTCAGGCATAGCTTTCG
This genomic window contains:
- the ppsA gene encoding phosphoenolpyruvate synthase, with product MQDNQNNTRYISWFEDLSSKDVDQVGGKNASLGEMIRELKKKDIQVPDGFATTTDAYWSFLTENDLAEQIEDLLETYQQENTSLRKTGEAIRKLFLNAQMPQAVAQAIREAYQELCNRYDKTDVDVAARSSATAEDMPEASFAGQQESYLNVTGEDEVLKVCQQCFASLFTDRAIAYREEKGFDHMKVALSVGIQKMVRSDLAGSGVLFTLDTDSGFPDVVLINAAWGLGENVVQGAVNPDQYTVFKPFLDNEDLDSIIEKTLGSKEKKMVYAKGGKEPTKNVQTTKKDREAFVLSSEEILRLARWSVDIEKHYGTPMDIEWAKDGELDEIFIVQARPETVHSRKSAATMKTYTLQEDGERLVTGLSIGQAIAVGEVNVIESASEIEKFKDGSVLVTTMTDPDWVPIMKRAAAIVTEQGGRTSHAAIVSRELGIPAIVGAPQAMKKLKDGQEVTVSCAEGDQGHVYAGQLEYEEEAMDLDNVPETRTKIMLNIGAPHAAMRWWKLPCKGVGLARMEYLINNVIKIHPLALTRFDQVEDAGVKARIKEMTKGHESREDYFVELLARGIATIAASRHPHPVIVRMSDFKTNEYADLIGGAQFEPKEENPMLGWRGASRYYSEDYADGFALECLAIRRVREQMGFTNVRIMIPFCRTPAEADKVLDVLAQNGLIRGQNALEVYVMAEIPTNILEAEAFAKRFDGFSIGSNDLTQLVLGISRDAEQLAELFDESEESIKRLIRMLIETAHQEGRPVGICGEAPSNDPEFAAFLVRSGIDSISLQPDSVLQVIQRVAEIENEKTSHESA